A single window of Mycolicibacterium aurum DNA harbors:
- a CDS encoding aldehyde dehydrogenase family protein codes for MIAVPQAGQLLERARFAAAAYADYDQASVARIVDAVAEAGYRNAEHFAAAAVAETEMGVVEHKVAKNRACSRGIVEFYRDQDYVTPRVDTARKIVEIPRPAGVVLALTPTTNPVATVYFKVILALMTRNAVVVAPHPRAKQCSADAARLLAEAATAAGAPDGIVQVIDEPSLPLVEALMSDERTDVIVATGGTGVVRAAYSSGNPALGVGPGNVPVFVDATADIDAAAKRIVDSKAFDNSVLCTNESVLIAEEAVAVKLRTALTRHGAHILDEDATIRLREFMFPDGALNTEVVGRDAAWIAERIGLRVTPKTRALIAPFADVIGEEVLTHEKLCPVLGMTTVADASRGIRAARAVVRIAGAGHSAAIHSNDASVITEFAAKVPVLRVSVNVGNSTGSSGLDTNLAPSMTIGTGFVGRSSIGENLQPENLMNWARIAYNADAGVTMPNFAGLSPWRAPAGPEPAYPRASNDPAADATPAAPAVRPTARRAADPGIEALRAELRALVAEELAQLIKR; via the coding sequence GTGATTGCGGTACCGCAGGCAGGTCAGCTGCTGGAGCGGGCGCGCTTCGCCGCCGCAGCGTACGCCGACTACGACCAGGCCTCGGTGGCCCGGATCGTCGACGCCGTCGCCGAGGCCGGCTATCGCAACGCCGAACACTTCGCCGCCGCAGCAGTGGCCGAAACCGAGATGGGCGTAGTCGAGCACAAGGTGGCCAAGAATCGCGCCTGCTCACGGGGCATCGTCGAGTTCTACCGAGACCAGGACTACGTGACACCGCGGGTCGACACCGCCCGCAAGATCGTCGAGATCCCGCGCCCCGCGGGAGTGGTGCTGGCCCTGACGCCGACCACCAATCCCGTTGCGACGGTGTACTTCAAGGTCATCCTGGCGCTGATGACCCGCAACGCGGTGGTGGTCGCACCCCATCCCCGCGCCAAGCAGTGCTCGGCGGACGCCGCGCGCCTGCTGGCCGAGGCGGCCACCGCGGCCGGCGCTCCGGACGGCATCGTGCAGGTCATCGACGAGCCGTCCCTGCCGCTGGTGGAAGCGCTGATGTCCGACGAACGCACCGACGTCATCGTCGCGACGGGCGGTACCGGGGTGGTGCGCGCCGCGTACTCCTCGGGCAACCCTGCGTTGGGCGTCGGGCCAGGCAATGTCCCCGTGTTCGTCGACGCCACCGCCGACATCGACGCCGCAGCGAAGCGGATCGTGGACAGCAAGGCGTTCGACAACTCGGTGCTGTGCACCAACGAGTCGGTGCTCATCGCCGAGGAGGCGGTCGCGGTGAAACTGCGCACCGCGCTGACCCGGCACGGCGCCCATATCCTCGACGAGGATGCGACGATCCGCCTGCGAGAGTTCATGTTCCCCGACGGTGCCCTCAACACCGAGGTCGTGGGCCGTGACGCGGCCTGGATCGCCGAACGCATCGGGCTGCGCGTCACGCCCAAAACCCGGGCCCTGATCGCCCCGTTCGCCGACGTCATCGGCGAGGAGGTGTTGACCCACGAGAAGCTGTGCCCGGTGCTCGGCATGACCACCGTTGCGGACGCATCCCGCGGTATCCGTGCCGCCCGCGCGGTGGTGCGCATCGCCGGAGCGGGGCATTCTGCCGCGATTCACAGCAACGATGCCTCTGTCATCACCGAATTCGCCGCCAAAGTGCCGGTACTGCGGGTGTCGGTGAACGTCGGCAACAGCACCGGAAGCTCCGGGCTCGACACCAACCTCGCCCCGTCCATGACCATCGGCACCGGGTTCGTCGGGCGCAGTTCGATCGGTGAGAACCTGCAACCCGAGAATCTGATGAACTGGGCGCGGATCGCCTACAACGCCGACGCCGGCGTGACCATGCCGAACTTCGCCGGGTTGTCCCCATGGCGTGCCCCGGCCGGGCCCGAGCCGGCCTACCCGCGTGCGTCCAACGACCCGGCTGCCGACGCGACCCCCGCGGCACCGGCTGTCCGGCCGACTGCCCGCCGCGCCGCCGATCCCGGTATCGAGGCACTGCGCGCCGAGCTGCGCGCGCTGGTGGCCGAAGAACTCGCTCAACTGATCAAGAGGTGA
- a CDS encoding diol dehydratase reactivase ATPase-like domain-containing protein gives MTPVGRLVAGIDIGNHTTEIVLARVQDGTVTTVAYDQAPTRGRKGSEESLHGAAALLHRIEVDAGTPADELLLSALRPVDTATAPIPPAFSPSSPVRSLRRPDASTPAGTGYGVGQHVRLVDLDRPVVAGPVVISVDGTTDFEVAAREITGAVERGWQVVGVVAAQDDAVLIRNRIPVDVPVVDEADVADLAPGALVAVEVVEEGRAYRAMADPIALSAALQLPADSLVEVAEFCRELADSAAIAVTQRTDPPDPPTEDGDYVQIRTGATTVRYSPAQAHTVLRRSAPGRVAAVRLRAVPTAADGLAVHDAFFTDLAAIDNGAWLRRGVADTQGTVVALLAAEEAEDAAAVLGRLTGRPAQTLTTEPEAAAWGARTTPGLPPDAVVCDIGGGTVDLIGADRTVVAAGAGESITVAVARVLGVPRALAETVKRTPAVRVEGPHVAHEEDGRRVFLDSPASSDAIGRLCARGSAGLVPFSNRLAAEEWRSLRLAIKQETVAANISRCLTAFEKAPAALVLAGGGALDDELMRTVGETLRSVPVVVGRANIDGVHGPRFAVARGLVAMYAQR, from the coding sequence TTGACGCCTGTGGGACGCCTGGTCGCCGGGATCGACATCGGCAACCACACCACGGAGATCGTGCTGGCCCGGGTGCAGGACGGCACCGTCACCACCGTCGCGTATGACCAGGCCCCCACACGGGGCCGCAAGGGCAGTGAGGAGTCGCTGCACGGGGCGGCCGCGCTGCTGCACAGGATCGAGGTCGACGCGGGAACCCCTGCCGACGAACTCCTGCTGTCGGCGTTGCGTCCGGTGGATACCGCGACGGCGCCGATCCCGCCCGCGTTCTCGCCGTCGTCCCCGGTGCGGAGTCTGCGCCGCCCTGATGCCAGCACTCCAGCCGGTACGGGATACGGAGTGGGACAGCATGTTCGGCTCGTCGATCTGGACCGCCCGGTCGTCGCGGGTCCGGTGGTCATCTCCGTAGACGGGACCACCGATTTCGAGGTGGCGGCGCGGGAGATCACCGGTGCGGTCGAGCGGGGTTGGCAGGTGGTGGGAGTGGTGGCCGCCCAGGACGACGCCGTGCTGATCCGCAACCGGATCCCGGTGGATGTGCCGGTGGTGGACGAAGCCGACGTCGCGGACCTGGCGCCGGGAGCGTTGGTGGCCGTCGAAGTGGTCGAGGAGGGTCGCGCGTACCGTGCGATGGCCGACCCGATTGCGCTGTCCGCGGCACTGCAGTTGCCGGCCGACAGCCTGGTCGAGGTCGCCGAATTCTGCCGGGAGCTGGCCGATTCGGCGGCGATCGCCGTCACGCAGCGCACCGATCCGCCGGATCCGCCGACCGAGGACGGCGACTATGTGCAGATCCGTACCGGCGCCACAACCGTCCGGTACTCGCCGGCCCAGGCGCACACCGTGCTGCGGCGATCAGCACCGGGCCGCGTCGCTGCCGTCAGGTTGCGGGCCGTACCGACCGCGGCGGACGGTCTCGCCGTGCACGACGCGTTCTTCACCGACCTCGCGGCGATCGACAACGGCGCCTGGCTCCGGCGCGGGGTTGCCGACACCCAGGGCACGGTCGTGGCCCTGCTGGCCGCTGAGGAAGCCGAGGATGCAGCCGCGGTGCTCGGCCGGCTGACAGGCCGTCCCGCACAGACGCTGACCACCGAACCGGAGGCCGCCGCATGGGGTGCACGCACCACGCCGGGCCTGCCACCGGATGCGGTGGTATGCGATATCGGCGGTGGCACAGTCGATCTCATCGGCGCCGACCGAACTGTGGTTGCTGCCGGTGCGGGCGAGTCGATCACGGTCGCCGTCGCACGGGTGTTGGGCGTACCGCGGGCGCTGGCCGAGACGGTCAAGCGCACTCCGGCCGTCCGGGTGGAGGGTCCGCATGTCGCGCACGAGGAGGACGGGCGCCGCGTCTTCCTCGACTCCCCGGCGTCATCGGACGCGATCGGCAGGTTGTGTGCTCGGGGGAGTGCCGGCTTGGTGCCGTTCTCCAATCGCCTGGCCGCCGAGGAATGGCGCAGCCTGCGGCTGGCGATCAAGCAGGAGACGGTCGCCGCCAACATCTCCCGATGCCTGACCGCGTTCGAGAAGGCACCCGCCGCACTGGTTCTCGCGGGTGGTGGCGCACTCGACGACGAGCTCATGCGCACCGTGGGTGAGACCCTGCGCAGCGTCCCGGTGGTGGTGGGCCGGGCCAATATCGACGGTGTGCACGGCCCTCGCTTCGCCGTGGCCCGCGGCCTGGTCGCTATGTACGCGCAGCGGTAG
- a CDS encoding diol dehydratase small subunit has translation MTEKISAAASREITVANAVDGKLGLGDLRMDPAALAHQAAVAAEGGNPQLAENFLRAAELALIDDEQVMALYEALRPHRSTAADLDDLRTSLLATGAPRCAALVEQAAAVYARRGLLR, from the coding sequence GTGACTGAGAAGATCAGCGCTGCGGCGAGCCGCGAGATCACGGTGGCGAACGCCGTCGACGGCAAGCTGGGGCTCGGGGACCTCCGGATGGATCCGGCCGCACTGGCGCACCAGGCGGCGGTGGCCGCCGAGGGCGGCAACCCGCAGCTGGCCGAGAACTTCCTGCGCGCAGCCGAATTGGCCCTGATCGACGACGAGCAGGTGATGGCGCTGTACGAGGCGCTGCGGCCGCACCGGTCGACGGCCGCCGACCTCGACGACCTCCGGACCTCACTGCTGGCGACCGGGGCGCCGCGCTGTGCGGCCCTGGTCGAGCAGGCTGCGGCGGTCTACGCCCGTCGCGGCCTGTTGCGTTGA
- a CDS encoding class-III pyridoxal-phosphate-dependent aminotransferase has translation MYDYGTFSFDSKAQVLERAKEFWNPDKTQFWTDTGVDLVIDRRQDYFLWDMSGRRLIDMHLNGGTYNLGHRNPEVMQAITDGMQYFDVGNHHFPSVARTALAQKLIESAPASLRKVAFGSGGGEAIDIALKSARHAMQRRKIVSIVKAYHGHTGLAVATGDDRFAKLFLSDRPDEFVQVPFGDTDAMEQALRGRDVAAVIMETIPATYGFPLPPIGYLEAVKDLCVRYDALYIADEVQTGLMRTGEMWGITKHGIEPDIMVTGKGLSGGMYPITAALLSDRAAQWLEQDGFGHISTFGGAELGCVAALKTLEITSRPEVRSSVHYIADIFAKGLAAIQADHPGWFVGIRQNGVVIGLEFDHPEGAKFVMRELYQNGVWAIFSTLDPRVLQFKPGLLLNRELCEDVLDRVEVAVGRAKLAANGRRKP, from the coding sequence GTGTACGACTACGGCACGTTCTCGTTCGATTCCAAAGCCCAGGTGCTCGAACGTGCCAAAGAGTTCTGGAACCCGGACAAGACCCAGTTCTGGACCGACACCGGCGTCGACCTGGTCATCGACCGTCGACAGGACTACTTCCTGTGGGACATGAGCGGCCGCCGACTCATCGACATGCACCTCAATGGCGGCACCTACAACCTCGGGCACCGCAATCCCGAAGTGATGCAGGCGATCACCGACGGCATGCAGTATTTCGACGTCGGCAACCATCACTTCCCATCGGTGGCGCGCACCGCCCTGGCACAGAAGCTGATCGAGTCCGCACCGGCGTCGTTGCGCAAGGTCGCATTCGGGTCCGGCGGCGGCGAAGCCATCGACATCGCGCTCAAGAGCGCCCGGCATGCCATGCAGCGTCGCAAGATCGTCTCGATCGTCAAGGCCTATCACGGACACACCGGCCTGGCCGTCGCCACCGGTGACGATCGGTTCGCCAAACTGTTCCTGTCCGATCGCCCCGACGAGTTCGTGCAGGTGCCCTTCGGCGACACCGATGCCATGGAGCAGGCGTTGCGCGGCCGCGACGTTGCCGCCGTCATCATGGAGACCATCCCGGCGACCTACGGATTCCCGCTGCCACCAATCGGTTATCTGGAAGCGGTCAAGGACCTGTGCGTGCGCTACGACGCGCTCTACATCGCCGACGAGGTACAGACCGGGCTGATGCGCACCGGCGAGATGTGGGGCATCACCAAGCACGGCATCGAGCCCGACATCATGGTCACCGGCAAGGGACTCTCCGGTGGTATGTATCCGATCACGGCGGCGCTGCTCAGCGACCGCGCGGCGCAGTGGCTCGAGCAGGACGGCTTCGGGCACATCTCGACATTCGGCGGCGCCGAACTCGGTTGCGTGGCGGCGCTGAAGACCCTGGAGATCACCAGCCGCCCCGAGGTGCGCTCATCGGTGCACTACATCGCCGACATCTTCGCCAAGGGCCTGGCCGCCATCCAGGCCGACCATCCCGGCTGGTTCGTCGGTATCCGTCAGAACGGTGTGGTGATCGGGCTGGAGTTCGACCACCCCGAGGGCGCGAAGTTCGTGATGCGCGAGCTCTACCAAAACGGGGTATGGGCGATCTTCTCGACCCTGGATCCCCGTGTGCTGCAATTCAAACCGGGCCTGCTGCTCAACCGTGAGCTCTGCGAGGACGTACTCGACCGCGTCGAGGTCGCGGTGGGACGGGCGAAGCTGGCCGCGAACGGACGGAGGAAGCCGTGA
- a CDS encoding MBL fold metallo-hydrolase, with protein sequence MKHVLDDLWETRTYSPFPGLTTHAYLWTPFRALFYSPGSDDEFDDIAGLGGVSHQYLSHRDEAGPMLTSIAARFGSTLHAPEADLHDIGQHAHVDVPLRDHHTDPNGVEIIPTPGHSPGSVCYRVRGAEGVYLFTGDTLFCNAEGQWWAGYIEGFHQPQDAITIADSLRILADLSPDVVISSAYQGDSAVHRIEPGQWRSQVEHALAGLPTAART encoded by the coding sequence ATGAAACACGTACTCGACGATCTCTGGGAAACCCGCACCTACTCACCGTTTCCCGGCCTGACCACTCACGCCTACCTGTGGACGCCCTTCCGGGCGCTGTTCTATTCACCGGGCAGCGACGACGAGTTCGACGACATTGCCGGCCTCGGCGGCGTCAGCCATCAGTACCTGTCCCACCGCGACGAGGCGGGTCCGATGCTGACGTCGATCGCCGCGCGGTTCGGTTCGACACTGCACGCCCCCGAGGCGGATCTGCACGACATCGGACAGCACGCCCATGTCGACGTACCGTTGCGCGACCACCACACCGACCCCAACGGCGTCGAGATCATCCCGACGCCCGGACACTCCCCCGGCAGCGTCTGCTACCGCGTCCGCGGTGCGGAAGGGGTCTACCTGTTCACCGGCGACACCCTGTTCTGCAACGCCGAGGGACAGTGGTGGGCCGGCTACATCGAGGGCTTCCACCAGCCGCAGGACGCCATCACGATCGCCGACAGCCTGCGTATCCTCGCCGACCTGTCGCCTGATGTGGTGATCTCCAGTGCCTACCAGGGAGATTCCGCGGTGCACCGAATCGAACCCGGCCAGTGGCGAAGCCAGGTGGAACACGCGCTGGCCGGCCTGCCTACCGCTGCGCGTACATAG
- a CDS encoding APC family permease, with protein MTEDVVPRQTTPPDSVQRLKRNAVGTFGVIFMAVATAAPITAMVGNVPIAVGFGNGSHAPAGYLVATTVLGLFAIGYATMAKHITATGAFYGFISHGLGRVMGMASGMIITMAYIVFEGSLIGIFSYFFADFAATQFGISVPWLAPAILMLVLNCVLTYFDVNLTAKVLGVFLITEIFMLSLGALAVLFRGGGPEGFVVAETLNPIGAFTAAEGIVGASAGLGLFFAFWSWVGFESTAMYGEESKDPKRIIPRATMIAVLGVGLFYVFVSWMAIAGTGPQQAVELAQDPATAGNIFFDPVQATYGDWAITLFKFLLVTGSFACGMAFHNCASRYIYAMGREGLSTGLQKTIGATHPTHGSPYIASFVQSGITLVLVLAFFFADMDPYVHLYGLLAILGTMAILIVQSLCAFAVIAYFHFHKNHPSSAHWFKTFLAPLLGGIGMLYVVYLLWQHKESAAGAASGTLLFKLTPWIVVGLFALGAAMALYFKFNDKRRYELIGRVVYDDSEIRD; from the coding sequence ATGACAGAAGACGTCGTTCCCCGCCAGACCACCCCGCCGGATTCCGTTCAGCGCCTCAAGCGCAACGCGGTCGGAACGTTCGGCGTGATCTTCATGGCGGTCGCCACCGCCGCACCGATCACCGCGATGGTCGGCAACGTGCCGATCGCCGTCGGCTTCGGAAATGGTTCACACGCCCCCGCCGGCTACCTGGTGGCCACCACCGTGCTCGGGCTGTTCGCGATCGGCTACGCGACGATGGCCAAGCACATCACCGCCACCGGCGCGTTCTACGGCTTCATCTCGCACGGGCTGGGCCGCGTCATGGGCATGGCCAGCGGGATGATCATCACGATGGCGTACATCGTCTTCGAGGGTTCGTTGATCGGCATCTTCTCGTACTTCTTCGCCGACTTCGCCGCGACGCAGTTCGGGATCTCCGTGCCCTGGCTGGCACCGGCGATCCTGATGCTGGTGCTCAACTGTGTGCTCACCTACTTCGACGTGAACCTCACCGCGAAGGTCCTCGGAGTCTTCCTGATCACCGAGATCTTCATGCTGTCGCTCGGGGCGCTGGCCGTACTGTTCCGCGGTGGCGGGCCCGAGGGCTTCGTTGTGGCCGAGACACTGAACCCGATCGGTGCGTTCACCGCCGCGGAGGGCATCGTCGGAGCCAGCGCGGGCCTGGGCCTGTTCTTCGCGTTCTGGTCCTGGGTCGGGTTCGAGTCGACGGCGATGTACGGCGAGGAGTCCAAGGACCCGAAGCGGATCATCCCGCGCGCCACCATGATCGCCGTGCTGGGTGTGGGCCTCTTCTACGTCTTCGTCTCGTGGATGGCGATCGCGGGCACGGGACCGCAGCAGGCGGTCGAGCTGGCGCAGGACCCCGCGACGGCGGGCAACATCTTCTTCGATCCGGTGCAGGCCACCTACGGAGACTGGGCCATCACGTTGTTCAAGTTCCTGCTCGTGACGGGTTCCTTCGCGTGCGGTATGGCATTCCACAACTGCGCGTCGCGCTACATCTACGCGATGGGTCGCGAGGGTCTGTCGACGGGCCTCCAGAAGACCATCGGTGCGACGCATCCCACGCACGGTTCGCCCTACATCGCGTCGTTCGTGCAATCGGGCATCACGCTGGTGCTGGTGCTCGCGTTCTTCTTCGCGGACATGGATCCCTACGTCCACCTGTACGGGCTGCTGGCGATCCTGGGCACGATGGCGATCCTGATCGTGCAGTCGCTGTGTGCCTTCGCGGTGATCGCGTACTTCCACTTCCACAAGAACCACCCGTCCAGCGCGCACTGGTTCAAGACGTTCCTGGCGCCGCTGCTCGGTGGCATCGGCATGCTCTACGTCGTGTACCTGCTCTGGCAGCACAAGGAGTCGGCCGCCGGAGCCGCGTCGGGCACGCTGCTGTTCAAGCTGACCCCGTGGATCGTGGTGGGGCTGTTCGCGCTCGGTGCTGCGATGGCGCTGTACTTCAAGTTCAATGACAAGCGGCGCTATGAGCTGATCGGTCGGGTCGTGTACGACGACAGCGAGATCCGCGACTAG
- a CDS encoding propanediol/glycerol family dehydratase large subunit has translation MAEELGRFRVLNSKPVNLDGFSVPDAELGLVAMRSPHDPSPSLEIRGGEVVELDGKGAVEFDVIDEFIARYGIDLAVAEEAMALDDVTLARMAVDVNVSRAEVVRLIGGTTPAKLARVVALMSPVEMQMAMAKMRARRTPSNQAHVTNQLDDPLLIAADAASAVAYGFREVETTVPVLGDAPSNAVALLIGSQVGTPGAMAQCSIEEALELRLGLRGLTSYAETISIYGTEQVFVDGDDTPFSKAILTSAYASRGLKMRVTSGGGAEVLMGAAERCSILYLESRCVSLARALGSQGVQNGGIDGVGVVASVPEGMKELLAENLMVMMRDLESCAGNDNLISESDIRRSAHTLPVLLAGADFIFSGFGSIPRYDNAFALSNFNSDDMDDFLVLQRDWGADGGLRTVSPEHLEAVRRRAATAVQAVYRDLGLADYDDARVEEVVFANGSRDLPAGHPKMVAEAATSIEAKQLTVFDVIASLQRTGFTEEAEAITTLTRERLRGDQLQTSAIFDEQFHVLSKLTDPNDYSGPATGYALTEHRRAEIDAVRQARSSAELTADQVEHHGHVVVTDVEPARQGSDPREVCIGLSPAWGRSVWLSLCGLTVGEVLRQISAGLEEEGCVARTVRVRSTIDVGLIGLTAARLSGSGIGIGLQGKGTALIHRRDLAPLANLELFSVAPLLTAKMYRELGKNAARHAKGMAPVPIFTGGTDESISARYHARAVALVALEREAFEPGQPPMTVKVENP, from the coding sequence GTGGCAGAGGAGTTGGGCCGGTTTCGGGTACTGAACTCCAAGCCGGTCAACCTCGACGGGTTCAGCGTCCCCGACGCTGAACTCGGCCTGGTCGCGATGCGCAGCCCCCATGACCCCTCGCCATCGCTGGAGATTCGCGGTGGTGAGGTGGTCGAACTCGACGGCAAAGGCGCCGTCGAGTTCGACGTCATCGACGAGTTCATCGCGCGGTACGGAATCGACCTCGCCGTCGCCGAGGAGGCGATGGCGCTCGACGACGTCACGCTGGCGCGGATGGCGGTCGACGTCAACGTGTCTCGTGCCGAGGTGGTGCGGCTGATCGGTGGCACCACCCCGGCGAAGCTGGCCCGCGTCGTCGCGCTGATGTCCCCGGTCGAGATGCAGATGGCGATGGCCAAGATGCGGGCCCGACGCACCCCGAGCAATCAGGCCCACGTCACCAACCAGCTCGACGACCCGCTGCTGATCGCCGCGGACGCGGCGTCGGCGGTGGCCTACGGGTTCCGTGAGGTGGAGACGACGGTGCCGGTGCTCGGTGACGCGCCGTCGAACGCGGTGGCGCTGCTGATCGGTTCGCAGGTCGGCACGCCGGGGGCGATGGCGCAGTGCTCCATCGAGGAGGCGCTGGAACTGCGGCTGGGGCTGCGGGGTCTCACCAGCTACGCCGAGACCATCTCGATCTACGGCACCGAGCAGGTGTTCGTCGACGGCGACGACACCCCGTTCAGCAAGGCGATCCTGACCTCGGCGTACGCCTCTCGCGGGCTCAAGATGCGCGTCACCAGCGGCGGCGGCGCCGAAGTGCTGATGGGCGCCGCCGAGAGGTGTTCGATCCTGTACCTGGAGTCGCGGTGCGTATCGCTGGCCAGGGCGCTGGGCTCCCAGGGCGTGCAGAACGGCGGCATCGACGGCGTCGGGGTGGTGGCATCGGTGCCGGAGGGCATGAAGGAACTGCTCGCCGAAAACCTGATGGTGATGATGCGCGATCTCGAATCGTGCGCGGGCAACGACAATCTGATCTCCGAGTCCGACATCCGGCGCAGCGCGCACACCCTGCCGGTGCTGCTGGCGGGAGCGGACTTCATCTTCTCCGGATTCGGGTCGATTCCGCGCTACGACAACGCGTTCGCGCTGTCGAACTTCAACTCCGACGATATGGACGACTTCCTCGTCCTGCAACGCGACTGGGGCGCCGACGGGGGCCTGCGCACCGTGTCGCCCGAGCACCTGGAAGCGGTACGCCGCCGGGCCGCAACGGCGGTGCAGGCGGTGTACCGCGATCTCGGCCTCGCCGACTACGACGACGCCCGCGTCGAGGAGGTGGTGTTCGCCAACGGATCCCGGGACCTGCCCGCCGGACACCCGAAGATGGTGGCCGAAGCGGCGACGTCGATCGAAGCCAAACAGCTCACGGTGTTCGACGTCATCGCGTCGCTGCAGCGCACTGGCTTCACCGAGGAGGCCGAGGCCATCACGACGCTGACGCGGGAACGCCTGCGCGGCGACCAGCTGCAGACATCGGCGATCTTCGACGAGCAGTTCCACGTGCTGTCCAAGCTCACCGATCCCAACGACTACAGCGGGCCCGCAACGGGTTACGCGCTCACCGAGCATCGGCGCGCCGAGATCGACGCGGTCCGGCAGGCCCGCAGCAGCGCCGAGTTGACCGCCGATCAGGTCGAACACCACGGTCATGTCGTCGTCACCGACGTCGAGCCGGCGCGCCAGGGCAGCGATCCGCGTGAGGTCTGCATAGGGCTGTCGCCGGCCTGGGGCCGCAGTGTGTGGCTGAGCCTGTGCGGGCTGACGGTCGGCGAGGTGCTCCGGCAGATATCGGCAGGCCTGGAGGAGGAGGGCTGCGTGGCCAGGACGGTCCGGGTGCGTTCCACCATCGACGTCGGTCTCATCGGGCTGACAGCCGCCCGGCTGTCCGGCTCGGGTATAGGAATCGGGTTGCAGGGCAAGGGCACCGCGCTGATCCATCGCCGTGACCTGGCGCCGCTGGCCAACCTGGAACTGTTCAGTGTGGCTCCGCTGTTGACCGCGAAGATGTACCGCGAGCTGGGCAAGAACGCCGCCCGCCACGCCAAGGGCATGGCACCGGTGCCGATCTTCACCGGAGGTACCGACGAGTCGATCTCGGCGCGCTACCACGCCAGGGCCGTCGCGCTCGTGGCACTCGAACGCGAGGCGTTCGAACCCGGGCAGCCGCCGATGACAGTAAAGGTCGAGAACCCGTGA